A genomic segment from Orientia tsutsugamushi str. Boryong encodes:
- a CDS encoding winged helix-turn-helix domain-containing protein, giving the protein MSASEKLPPQVLVIELDEIQRIAICNIIERSLFNVIRLSNINDIETSSINAVLIFAPNVIIVSTSIKDVVPIDTFIQKLRSTAQKSHRIEIPIIIILNQNDNVENYQKFDNGLIEIVQYPYTDSEIILAVKSLLRRSRPILKNRLLRYKDLTMDLSNYKVYRGNKPIRLGPTEFKILQLLLESPKVILSREKIIDYVWGHGHKIELRTVDVHVNRLRNVIKNSKFEPALIKTVRASGYCLKLPGESDYA; this is encoded by the coding sequence ATGTCTGCTTCTGAAAAGTTACCACCGCAAGTTTTGGTAATCGAGCTAGATGAGATACAACGAATTGCTATTTGTAATATCATAGAAAGGTCACTATTTAATGTTATTAGATTAAGCAATATTAATGATATCGAAACAAGCAGCATCAACGCAGTGCTTATATTTGCTCCAAATGTAATTATTGTTAGCACCTCTATCAAAGATGTTGTTCCAATTGATACATTTATTCAAAAGCTTAGAAGTACCGCACAAAAATCTCATCGAATAGAAATACCTATAATTATTATTCTTAATCAAAACGATAATGTAGAAAATTATCAAAAATTTGATAATGGTTTGATAGAAATTGTACAATATCCTTATACTGATTCTGAAATTATATTAGCAGTAAAGTCTTTGTTACGCAGGTCTAGACCAATATTAAAAAACAGGCTGCTTAGATATAAAGACTTAACAATGGATCTGTCCAATTATAAAGTATATCGTGGTAATAAACCAATTCGTTTAGGTCCAACTGAATTTAAAATATTGCAGCTCTTATTAGAATCACCTAAAGTTATACTTTCACGTGAGAAAATTATAGATTATGTATGGGGTCATGGACATAAAATTGAGCTTAGAACAGTTGATGTACATGTTAATAGATTAAGGAATGTTATCAAAAACAGTAAATTTGAACCAGCTTTAATTAAAACTGTTCGAGCTTCAGGATATTGTTTAAAATTACCAGGAGAATCAGATTACGCTTGA
- a CDS encoding ABC transporter ATP-binding protein, with the protein MKKHDLYTNAITIKRLLCNHISIYNKLICIASVSMITTAIASVLIIKLSQLIVDEIFVTKRNSILIIVLLMIVVFVIKGIAQYYQSYLTKSIGQNILRDFHIQMYKHLIFADLEFLQKFSSGKIVSSFTNDIMLMCNSISSCISTARYFFSVVFLTGYMFIFLDPFLSLIAVTVFLIAIYITQKLGYLIHEYTYSNQEIFSNYISKLDETFRGIKVVKSYLAEDYEILMAKEKIQEISKSFSKIAKISALISPAMELLNGIAIGCIIWYGGSLGIRGQITPGELIGFISAFAAAYRPLVSLLSLNANFQEGLSAAKRIFKILDTKPKIINKNDDVVVNSKTSNKIDFVNVSLSLNDRSILHNINFSLLDGETVALVGKSGSGKTSIANLMMRFYDPSTGSIKLNNQELNDIPIQLLREKITLVTQETMLFNASIVENIAYSCTNATIEQVIDAAKKSLAHEFIMNMPHGYNTTIGPQGSELSGGQKQRISIARALLKNSPILILDEATTALDQNTESAIYESIKKYRKDKINIIITYRIHTINFDKIITLKNGSIV; encoded by the coding sequence TTGAAAAAGCATGACTTATATACCAATGCTATAACAATCAAAAGGTTATTATGCAATCATATCAGCATATACAATAAGTTGATATGTATAGCATCCGTATCTATGATTACAACAGCAATAGCATCAGTATTAATTATTAAATTGTCTCAATTAATTGTTGATGAAATATTTGTCACCAAAAGAAATTCAATATTAATTATTGTATTGTTAATGATTGTTGTCTTTGTTATAAAAGGCATTGCTCAATATTATCAAAGCTATCTTACTAAATCTATAGGACAAAATATTCTACGAGATTTTCATATTCAAATGTATAAGCACTTAATTTTTGCAGATTTAGAATTTTTACAAAAATTCTCATCAGGCAAAATAGTATCAAGTTTTACCAATGATATAATGCTTATGTGCAATTCTATTTCTAGCTGCATTAGTACAGCTCGCTATTTTTTTTCAGTTGTTTTTCTAACTGGATACATGTTTATTTTTTTAGACCCATTTTTGTCTTTAATAGCAGTAACAGTATTTCTTATTGCTATTTATATTACGCAAAAATTAGGTTATTTAATACATGAATATACCTATTCTAATCAAGAAATTTTTAGTAATTACATTTCAAAATTAGATGAAACATTTCGAGGTATTAAAGTAGTAAAATCTTATTTAGCAGAAGATTATGAAATTTTAATGGCAAAGGAAAAAATTCAAGAAATATCAAAATCTTTTAGTAAAATTGCCAAGATTTCTGCCTTAATTTCTCCAGCAATGGAGCTGTTAAATGGCATTGCTATAGGATGTATTATTTGGTATGGTGGATCATTAGGTATTAGAGGTCAAATAACTCCAGGGGAATTAATAGGTTTTATATCTGCTTTTGCTGCAGCTTATCGTCCTTTAGTAAGCTTATTGTCTCTTAATGCTAATTTCCAAGAAGGGCTATCAGCAGCAAAGAGAATATTCAAAATACTAGATACCAAACCTAAAATTATAAATAAAAATGATGATGTAGTTGTTAATTCAAAAACTTCAAATAAAATAGACTTTGTAAATGTTTCTCTATCATTAAATGACAGATCAATCTTACACAATATTAACTTTTCTTTATTAGACGGAGAAACTGTGGCATTAGTTGGTAAATCTGGCAGTGGTAAAACTTCTATTGCTAATTTGATGATGAGATTCTATGATCCATCTACTGGTAGTATAAAATTAAATAATCAAGAATTAAATGATATTCCTATTCAATTGTTAAGAGAAAAAATAACTTTAGTTACTCAAGAAACTATGCTATTTAATGCCTCTATTGTTGAAAATATTGCTTATAGTTGTACTAATGCTACCATAGAGCAGGTCATTGATGCCGCTAAAAAATCTTTAGCTCATGAGTTTATTATGAATATGCCACATGGGTATAATACTACTATTGGGCCTCAAGGTAGTGAATTGTCAGGAGGCCAAAAGCAGCGAATATCTATTGCTAGAGCATTGTTAAAAAATTCACCAATACTTATTTTAGATGAAGCTACAACTGCATTAGATCAAAATACAGAATCGGCTATTTACGAATCAATAAAAAAATATCGTAAGGATAAAATTAACATAATAATAACTTATAGGATTCATACTATCAATTTCGATAAAATTATTACTCTTAAAAATGGATCAATTGTTTAA
- the tig gene encoding trigger factor: MSQIIELQSEGLEKHFQISIPASVIKDKTDQKVISLTARANVPGFRKFKSGSHITSKAMQVKQLQIRRQYEASIRNDVQNDVIVAAVKSLIKSNNFSLIGDPSIKINDDSSIEVNSEQNSNAEEKDIRVDVKFTVYPEIKIPDFSQITLKKHIIQCTEESVNEFINGLRNEVYEYKDCSEQEKAIKGSKLVIDIAITGDGIEDHNKEDIEFILGSGKLISKDIEERFTDSIVGSQLDISTTLPDNYHDSKAAGKLANLRVTVKKIQQPVLITEQQILDKYKVTSIDELKVKVKELQNKEFMGLSQILLRARLLNQLDKMLDYDLPKLLLKSEYNVVRQNVLAALKDNNNNGIKVALDKSSDHDIEQYCQFIATRRVRTGLFVLHYADKKNITVTDEEKNMILLQYLNKGKEEANAIMHAYNNNLRWLSNSIAMEAKEIKVINHILENEVQIVEEPCTSDEIEGFADEISKDMGLSFTDNAISENINNDVKRDVTVD; this comes from the coding sequence ATGTCTCAAATCATCGAGTTGCAGAGTGAAGGCCTTGAAAAGCATTTTCAAATTTCTATTCCTGCAAGTGTAATAAAAGATAAGACTGATCAAAAGGTTATATCTTTAACTGCAAGGGCAAATGTGCCTGGATTTAGAAAGTTTAAGTCGGGATCTCACATTACTTCAAAGGCAATGCAAGTAAAGCAGTTGCAGATTCGAAGACAGTATGAAGCATCAATAAGAAATGATGTTCAAAATGATGTTATTGTTGCTGCGGTAAAAAGTTTAATCAAGTCTAATAATTTTTCACTAATTGGTGATCCTAGTATCAAGATTAATGATGATTCTAGTATTGAAGTTAATTCAGAACAAAATTCAAATGCAGAAGAAAAAGATATTAGAGTAGATGTAAAATTTACTGTATATCCTGAAATTAAAATTCCTGATTTTAGTCAAATTACACTTAAGAAACATATAATACAGTGCACAGAAGAATCTGTAAATGAGTTTATTAATGGGTTACGCAATGAAGTATATGAATATAAGGATTGCTCAGAGCAAGAGAAAGCTATTAAGGGAAGTAAGTTAGTTATAGATATTGCTATTACTGGTGATGGAATAGAAGATCATAATAAAGAAGATATAGAATTTATATTAGGAAGTGGAAAGTTAATTAGTAAAGATATAGAGGAAAGATTTACTGACAGTATAGTAGGATCTCAGCTGGACATAAGTACAACTTTGCCAGATAATTATCATGATAGTAAAGCTGCAGGTAAGTTGGCCAATTTAAGAGTTACAGTAAAAAAGATTCAACAACCTGTACTTATTACTGAGCAACAAATATTAGATAAATATAAAGTTACGAGTATAGATGAGCTGAAAGTCAAAGTAAAAGAACTTCAGAATAAGGAATTTATGGGGCTTAGTCAAATATTACTAAGAGCCAGGCTTTTGAATCAATTGGATAAGATGCTAGATTATGATCTGCCTAAGCTACTATTAAAATCAGAATATAATGTGGTTAGGCAGAATGTTTTGGCTGCATTGAAGGATAATAATAATAATGGTATTAAGGTTGCTTTAGATAAAAGTTCTGATCATGATATTGAACAATATTGTCAATTTATAGCTACTAGAAGAGTAAGAACAGGTTTATTTGTATTACATTATGCTGATAAGAAAAATATTACTGTTACTGACGAAGAAAAAAATATGATTTTACTGCAATATTTAAATAAAGGTAAAGAAGAAGCAAATGCAATTATGCATGCATATAATAATAACCTTAGATGGCTATCAAATAGCATAGCTATGGAAGCTAAGGAAATTAAGGTAATTAATCATATTCTTGAAAATGAAGTTCAAATTGTAGAAGAACCTTGTACATCTGATGAAATAGAAGGTTTCGCAGATGAAATAAGTAAAGATATGGGGTTAAGTTTTACTGATAATGCTATAAGCGAAAATATTAATAATGATGTTAAGAGAGATGTTACAGTTGATTAA
- the dapE gene encoding succinyl-diaminopimelate desuccinylase: MISKKLIIELLKQLISFKSVTPNDNGAIDFITNLLVKQGFKVYVKEFGQEYKVKNLYGYFGNGQPNICFAGHIDVVPAGFIEQWKYPPFCATQYKDKIYGRGVVDMKGAISAMLSSVFCFIDNNHDFNGTISFLITADEEGEALFGTKKMLEWIYRQGHKIDFTILGEPTCTDKIGDTIKIGRRGSINFDLKVFGKQGHVAYPHLAINPNHLIVKILNRLIAYKIDEGNEFFAPSNLEIVSIDTNNNITNIIPEIAKSKFNIRFNDIHTNERLLEIVKKTIEQFTTNYDLQSSCRSRPFLAKMSPYIFSFKELVHKVTKIKPEFSTSGGTSDAYFFKDYSPIVEFGLLNTMAHKINEYCLINDLQTLCRVYYNALCLFLMSNSKFRTN, encoded by the coding sequence GTGATAAGTAAAAAATTAATTATTGAGCTATTAAAACAGTTAATAAGCTTTAAGTCTGTTACACCAAATGATAATGGTGCAATAGACTTTATTACTAATTTACTTGTAAAACAAGGGTTTAAGGTTTATGTAAAGGAGTTTGGTCAGGAATATAAAGTTAAAAATCTTTATGGATATTTTGGTAATGGGCAGCCAAATATATGTTTTGCTGGTCACATTGATGTAGTACCTGCCGGATTTATTGAACAATGGAAATATCCTCCTTTTTGCGCTACTCAGTATAAAGATAAAATTTATGGTAGAGGTGTTGTAGATATGAAAGGGGCAATATCTGCAATGTTATCTTCAGTATTCTGTTTTATTGATAACAATCATGATTTTAATGGAACAATTAGTTTTTTAATTACAGCTGATGAGGAAGGTGAAGCATTATTTGGTACCAAAAAAATGTTGGAGTGGATTTACAGGCAAGGGCATAAAATAGATTTTACTATTTTAGGCGAACCGACATGTACAGACAAAATTGGTGATACTATAAAGATTGGCAGACGTGGTAGTATAAATTTTGATTTAAAAGTCTTTGGCAAGCAAGGTCATGTAGCTTATCCACATTTGGCTATTAATCCAAATCATTTAATTGTGAAGATTTTGAATAGGTTGATTGCTTATAAGATAGATGAAGGCAATGAATTTTTTGCACCATCTAATTTAGAAATTGTTTCAATAGATACAAACAATAATATTACAAATATTATACCTGAAATAGCTAAATCAAAGTTTAATATCAGGTTTAATGATATTCATACTAATGAGCGGTTGTTAGAGATTGTTAAAAAAACTATTGAACAATTTACTACAAACTATGACTTACAATCAAGTTGCAGGTCAAGACCATTTTTAGCAAAAATGTCTCCTTATATTTTCAGTTTTAAAGAATTAGTACATAAAGTAACAAAAATAAAGCCAGAATTTTCAACTTCAGGAGGCACATCTGATGCTTATTTTTTTAAAGATTATTCTCCTATTGTAGAATTTGGATTATTAAATACTATGGCTCACAAAATTAATGAGTATTGTTTAATTAATGATTTACAAACTTTATGTAGAGTGTATTATAATGCTTTATGCTTGTTTCTAATGAGCAATAGCAAATTTAGAACAAATTAA
- the htpG gene encoding molecular chaperone HtpG, which produces MSVETYKFDAEVGKVLHLVIHTLYTNKKIFLRELISNASDACDKLRYLSQSNAELLQGESDFKITVSMDKEKRYIILQDNGIGMNKEDLTQNLGTIASSGTQKFLEQLGNDAKKDNMLIGQFGVGFYSSYMVADEVKVISKKAGEAQAYQWSSKGEGEYYIEDCEADFIRGTKITLHIKPEYDNYLDHFQIKDIIKTYSDHISVPIYYVGVDGKEQQVNSSSALWTRSKSDITDEQYEEFYRNIAYAIDKPWVTIHNKSEGVIEFTNLLFIPSSKTFDLFHPDRKSRVKLYIKKVFITDENVALIPKYMRFLRGVVDSEDLSLNISRETLQHSPLIDKIQASITKRVITELEKQKTKDQGEYETFWNNFGAVLKEGLCEGTADVDKLLKICLFRSALQDKFISLDEYIANLKSEQKNIYYITGDDLEALKSSPQIEGLLSRNIDVLLLTDDVDKFWVMVTRKYNDYVLKSVTSANIEIDNCDTKTAKSSDTNNDGKDDTSSSDDQNCEQLIKYFKEVLGDKVKSVEVSKKLTRSPVCLTVPEGSMDIRTERFLIEQKQLSSHSSKILEINPNHTIIKKINENIKLNQNLDVNKQLVMTLLDQSYLIEGQPIPDLQDYCNRINFFIEKSVN; this is translated from the coding sequence GATTTTTTTACGAGAATTAATTTCAAATGCCTCTGATGCTTGTGATAAGCTACGTTATCTTAGTCAAAGTAATGCTGAACTGCTGCAAGGAGAAAGTGATTTTAAAATTACTGTCTCAATGGATAAGGAAAAACGTTATATAATTTTACAAGATAACGGTATTGGAATGAATAAAGAAGACCTAACACAGAATTTAGGAACGATAGCTAGTTCTGGCACTCAAAAATTTTTGGAGCAGTTAGGCAATGATGCTAAAAAGGATAACATGTTGATAGGGCAATTTGGAGTGGGGTTCTATTCATCATATATGGTAGCAGATGAGGTCAAAGTAATATCTAAGAAGGCTGGTGAAGCACAAGCTTATCAGTGGTCTTCTAAAGGTGAGGGTGAGTATTATATTGAAGATTGTGAAGCTGATTTTATTAGAGGTACAAAAATTACTTTACATATTAAACCAGAATATGATAACTACTTAGATCATTTTCAAATTAAAGATATTATTAAAACTTACTCTGATCATATCTCAGTTCCAATATACTATGTTGGAGTGGATGGTAAAGAGCAACAAGTTAACTCATCATCAGCATTATGGACTAGATCTAAAAGTGATATAACTGATGAACAATATGAGGAATTTTATCGAAATATTGCATATGCTATAGATAAGCCGTGGGTTACTATTCATAATAAATCTGAAGGAGTAATAGAATTTACAAACTTATTATTTATTCCTTCATCAAAAACTTTTGATTTATTTCATCCTGATAGAAAAAGCAGAGTAAAACTTTATATAAAGAAGGTATTTATTACTGATGAGAATGTCGCTTTAATTCCAAAATATATGAGATTTTTAAGAGGAGTAGTAGATTCAGAAGATTTGTCGCTAAATATTAGCCGTGAAACCTTGCAACATAGTCCTTTGATTGATAAAATCCAGGCATCTATAACCAAAAGAGTTATTACAGAACTAGAAAAACAAAAAACTAAAGATCAAGGCGAATATGAAACATTTTGGAATAATTTTGGAGCAGTTCTAAAAGAAGGATTATGTGAAGGTACAGCAGATGTTGATAAATTATTAAAAATCTGTTTGTTTAGGAGTGCATTACAAGATAAGTTTATTTCACTTGATGAATATATTGCTAATTTAAAATCAGAACAAAAAAACATTTATTATATTACTGGAGATGATTTAGAAGCTCTTAAATCTAGTCCACAAATTGAAGGTTTATTAAGTAGAAATATTGATGTTTTACTACTTACAGACGATGTTGATAAGTTCTGGGTTATGGTGACTAGAAAGTATAATGACTATGTATTGAAGTCAGTAACTTCAGCTAATATTGAAATTGACAATTGTGATACTAAAACAGCTAAATCAAGTGATACCAATAACGATGGTAAAGATGATACTTCATCTTCTGATGACCAAAATTGTGAGCAATTAATCAAATATTTTAAAGAAGTATTAGGAGATAAAGTTAAATCAGTAGAAGTATCTAAAAAACTCACTCGCAGTCCAGTATGTTTAACAGTACCAGAAGGAAGTATGGATATTAGGACTGAAAGGTTTTTAATAGAGCAAAAGCAATTAAGTAGCCATTCTAGCAAAATTTTGGAAATTAATCCTAATCACACAATTATTAAAAAGATTAATGAAAATATTAAGCTTAATCAAAATTTAGATGTAAATAAACAGCTTGTAATGACTTTATTGGATCAATCTTACTTGATAGAGGGACAACCGATTCCTGATCTACAGGATTATTGTAATCGTATAAATTTCTTTATTGAAAAATCAGTAAATTAA